The following proteins come from a genomic window of Dreissena polymorpha isolate Duluth1 chromosome 1, UMN_Dpol_1.0, whole genome shotgun sequence:
- the LOC127857243 gene encoding allene oxide synthase-lipoxygenase protein-like — MSVGTEGAFELIRRYRTKWRLNVEGTLPANLKERGVDSPKVVSDYPFRDDALLTYNAILQYVTEYVLLYYPSDDVLSKDREIQEWRAELDIPIENGGLGVLGVEGVDGKFTSRDQLIQVVASIIYTCSAGHAGVNFKQYDEYAFPMNYPSKLRGKPPSDKRSHSERDVLKAIQDRSDQYRLLTIVKILSEHSFGKPLGNFEIDYVCEQKALDIVEKFREELKKVHETIQERNNKRPIRYDYMDPILIPNSISI; from the coding sequence ATGTCTGTAGGAACAGAAGGAGCCTTTGAGTTAATAAGGCGTTACCGAACCAAATGGAGGCTCAACGTGGAAGGAACGCTCCCGGCCAACCTCAAAGAGAGGGGTGTAGACAGCCCAAAAGTAGTTTCCGACTACCCCTTCCGGGATGATGCACTTCTGACGTACAACGCAATCCTGCAGTACGTAACCGAATACGTGCTCCTATATTATCCATCCGACGACGTGTTGTCTAAAGACCGGGAGATACAGGAATGGCGGGCAGAACTTGACATACCCATAGAAAATGGTGGTCTCGGGGTCCTGGGTGTTGAAGGTGTTGACGGGAAGTTTACGTCACGTGACCAGTTGATTCAGGTCGTCGCGAGCATCATTTACACGTGCAGTGCGGGTCACGCGGGTGTGAACTTCAAGCAGTATGATGAGTACGCCTTTCCGATGAACTACCCATCAAAGCTGCGAGGAAAACCGCCCAGCGACAAAAGAAGTCATTCTGAACGCGATGTGCTGAAAGCCATTCAAGATCGCTCTGACCAGTACAGACTTCTGACGATAGTAAAAATTCTCAGCGAGCATTCTTTCGGGAAACCGTTGGGAAACTTTGAAATAGATTACGTCTGCGAGCAGAAAGCGTTGGATATTGTCGAAAAGTTTCGAGAAGAGCTAAAAAAGGTTCATGAAACAATCCAAGAAAGGAACAACAAAAGACCAATCCGCTACGATTACATGGATCCAATCTTAATACCAAATTCTATCAGCATCTAA